In the Phycisphaerales bacterium genome, one interval contains:
- a CDS encoding SIS domain-containing protein, producing the protein MSLNDLITKRLKIAAETITSLQRIGDELTKACELAIATIEGGGMIATCGNGGSAAQALHLAEELMGRYRADRRPLAGVCLNADPTLLTCIANDYGFDAIFARQCEALLNEGDLLLVFSTSGKSPNIIRALKTARSKGARTMGLLGPNDSPCHELCDIAISSHGADTAMIQDAHQVVLHLLCEAIEQSILQP; encoded by the coding sequence ATGTCACTAAATGATCTGATTACCAAACGACTCAAGATCGCTGCCGAGACGATCACTTCATTGCAAAGAATTGGTGATGAACTTACCAAGGCTTGCGAACTTGCAATAGCAACGATTGAGGGTGGCGGAATGATTGCCACCTGTGGAAATGGTGGCTCCGCTGCCCAAGCGCTCCATCTCGCGGAAGAGCTCATGGGGCGATACCGTGCCGATCGCCGCCCCTTAGCGGGCGTGTGCTTGAACGCCGACCCCACACTTTTAACGTGTATCGCCAATGACTACGGGTTCGATGCTATCTTCGCTCGCCAGTGTGAAGCCCTTCTTAACGAGGGTGACCTCTTGCTTGTTTTTAGCACATCAGGAAAGAGTCCTAATATTATTCGAGCCTTAAAAACCGCTCGCTCTAAAGGCGCGAGAACCATGGGACTACTCGGCCCCAATGACAGCCCCTGTCACGAACTCTGTGACATTGCAATCTCAAGCCATGGCGCGGATACAGCCATGATCCAAGATGCTCACCAGGTTGTATTACATCTACTTTGCGAAGCAATAGAGCAATCTATTTTGCAACCTTGA
- a CDS encoding aminotransferase class V-fold PLP-dependent enzyme codes for MSRIYFDNAATSYPKPPAVTDAIVHFSKMCGASPGRGAYAESRLASSELERCRDNINSLINGENPKHVIFTLNTTDALNLAIYGIYQSHLKSSSSRRLHMVSTVMDHNSVLRPFHALKDQGVDVTFVEGDPQSGLVDPDEFAAALTPQTCLAAVIHGSNVTGTVQNIAAIGDRCRSKQVPLLVDAAQTIGHQPIDVQAMGIDLLAFPGHKGLLGPLGTGGLYIRPGMEPFLEPYRQGGTGSASEAPYQPIVMPDKFECGSHNTLGLIGLSEAITWIKKETPAALWRQECIQIEQMLDGLRTLEDVQLLGPQGLENRCGVFSIIVKKLTPEEVSQKLEQEHGILTRSGLHCAPFAHQQMGSSCHHGATRLSLGPFLTRDNIEHALQAISEISRTTTVVAIA; via the coding sequence ATGTCACGTATTTATTTTGACAACGCAGCAACGAGTTACCCTAAACCACCAGCTGTAACTGATGCAATCGTACATTTCTCGAAAATGTGCGGTGCCAGCCCCGGGCGCGGAGCCTATGCCGAATCACGACTGGCATCGAGTGAGCTTGAGCGTTGTCGAGACAATATCAATTCGCTCATCAATGGTGAAAATCCGAAGCACGTCATTTTCACACTCAATACAACAGACGCTCTCAATCTTGCGATCTACGGAATCTACCAGTCACATCTCAAGTCAAGTTCTTCACGAAGACTTCATATGGTTTCAACGGTGATGGATCACAATTCAGTGCTTCGTCCCTTTCACGCCCTAAAAGATCAAGGCGTTGATGTCACCTTCGTTGAGGGCGATCCTCAATCAGGATTGGTTGATCCTGACGAATTTGCAGCTGCTCTCACGCCACAGACATGCCTCGCCGCTGTGATCCATGGTTCAAATGTCACCGGCACCGTCCAGAACATCGCGGCAATCGGTGACCGCTGCCGATCAAAACAAGTACCACTCTTAGTAGATGCGGCCCAAACGATTGGGCACCAGCCCATTGATGTCCAAGCGATGGGGATCGATCTTCTTGCGTTCCCTGGGCACAAAGGTTTACTTGGCCCTCTCGGTACTGGCGGCTTGTACATTCGACCAGGTATGGAACCGTTCTTGGAGCCCTACCGACAAGGTGGCACAGGCAGTGCAAGCGAAGCCCCCTATCAGCCAATAGTCATGCCCGATAAATTTGAATGTGGCTCTCATAACACACTGGGCCTTATTGGCCTATCTGAAGCAATTACATGGATCAAAAAAGAGACGCCCGCTGCACTGTGGCGTCAGGAATGTATACAAATAGAGCAGATGCTTGATGGCCTTAGAACACTAGAGGATGTCCAGCTTCTGGGCCCGCAGGGGCTCGAAAATCGGTGCGGCGTCTTCTCTATCATCGTCAAGAAGTTAACGCCGGAAGAAGTCTCTCAAAAACTTGAGCAAGAGCACGGCATACTCACCAGAAGTGGCTTGCATTGTGCCCCATTTGCCCATCAACAAATGGGATCCTCTTGTCATCATGGCGCTACACGGCTGAGCCTGGGTCCATTTCTGACTAGAGATAACATTGAACACGCTTTGCAAGCAATATCTGAAATAAGTCGAACCACAACCGTTGTTGCCATTGCCTAG
- a CDS encoding tetratricopeptide repeat protein — MTRKFKRRITFLLALIVVLVAGVVIVKLVRDSQSARMLAESREAGMQAYAENDYPAAIENLSNYNAHIQTDYETLIAFGHARAMVPAEGYISQAIYLTQQGLLVMEAEAETEIDSDLYEQAQRRILEWYEMAQQFVEVSELADRLLAKHPNDVRLISAKAVSLRNQRLLEEAGPFISRLIELEPETISWYALKIDVLLTLDTPELEMLEMTQQWIDEYEGDGRFHVLRAGLLIKFNDYVGAREEMELGEAQGYRDTDVLSRSVLVYDQLGNFNKADEALQEAIEVEPNNQGVYEVTVRRLWRSSRLEEAKKTLALAEERFENLSQELMRDKLLLSLLSADSSSAKVIAEEMILQFQGQEKQAQEAWANAMLARSLLNETNIQEVLDQVLDASVINSKDPVIHYILGELYSYRGQNPEALDSFGKARKLDHRWLAANVAYARTLVTAGRPREALPVARDSMFISPKGMVAPFLLYSDVFLLVEEANKKIGPVNSPQELIFVTENLEELASLIVDSELVAPLLVRAYLLADDSAAAIGVMEATLEDSNSTYPTFIKLAALSERTGLGLDKRLMAEARRRGTPSNFNVLLAANKMAVDGNVEGGLEMIDAAIEKLQPNSPELRNWRRLRVTYLIQQGHEKAGDALSQLVVVYPSDLSIQKMALQTQQFEDLPELAQVVIANLRRELGDESQLVTLAMASALMADSELDEKSLAEATVRIQDILEVDPDSELALELLVRANLSGTVPSYSSAIRALTSLNSLYPDNADRLIRLIGLQQVTGDYDSAASNLSQLSPMVDAEPRLNKSELRLLSKQGDVKLLSKRIQKMDAPNASFSDRMLMAELLTNIGESRRAGEIYESLLESEPNDNVRIAYANYLGLQGQIEEGRVVLSQVPDDGVSARMPMTRGLYAARFLGPDAADPFFDIGIARSPENPLLYYDAAKLLMKSGSPERALKKVQAGLEIAPEDSGLLESLALILLEMGGDTNDVLAKLSVRETSSDTLFVALSLLEKIPLEDGKRNPSNVDLAEVMRIIKKSPQHSVLWIMAISIHEDGGKYSRAWDLAQQAANRFPNNSLPLQRAAEISAKQKKWDQAIADTQAWRERTPYATLKPDLFLARCYLENDQPRKAISILENYKDELASTVEERPFDTSLLVTALAEVGDFEDARAIVQDLLPSDDKWVQLWLGVSQLFEPSETAEAIEMVESLSSDAVGIKGEVMRAWVRLSERDQNPIYLQKAIASATQMTEIPSEATRGELVLAQIATGQNNLSKALVIYQGVLEREPKNTVALNNMAMVFINNGQPDEALVAINRALDENPDWLVLLDTKGQSLCAQGQYEESFEVFSKIIAVDPEYLSSRLHYVSCLIESGRLSEAESILGKAQLSTVDREEMESEQKALLESIESKLHSMSTGVNW, encoded by the coding sequence ATGACACGAAAATTTAAGCGACGTATTACGTTTTTATTGGCACTGATTGTTGTTCTGGTGGCCGGTGTTGTCATCGTGAAGTTGGTCCGTGATAGCCAGAGCGCTCGAATGCTTGCGGAATCTCGTGAAGCAGGTATGCAGGCATACGCAGAGAATGACTATCCAGCGGCGATCGAAAATCTAAGTAACTACAATGCTCATATTCAAACTGACTACGAAACACTCATCGCCTTTGGCCATGCTCGAGCGATGGTGCCTGCTGAGGGTTACATTAGTCAAGCGATTTATCTGACTCAGCAGGGGCTTCTGGTTATGGAAGCTGAGGCGGAAACTGAAATAGACAGTGATCTTTATGAGCAGGCGCAGCGGCGGATACTCGAGTGGTATGAAATGGCTCAGCAGTTTGTCGAGGTGTCTGAGCTTGCTGATCGTCTGTTGGCCAAGCATCCAAATGACGTGCGCTTGATTAGTGCTAAGGCAGTGAGTTTGAGAAATCAGCGACTGCTGGAGGAGGCTGGTCCATTTATCTCGCGTCTTATTGAATTGGAACCAGAAACTATTTCATGGTACGCCCTCAAGATTGATGTCCTATTGACGCTGGATACACCAGAGTTAGAAATGCTTGAGATGACGCAGCAATGGATAGATGAGTATGAAGGCGATGGGCGTTTTCACGTGTTGCGTGCTGGACTGCTTATCAAATTTAATGACTATGTTGGTGCTCGAGAAGAAATGGAACTGGGTGAAGCCCAAGGCTACCGTGATACGGATGTGTTGAGTCGTTCAGTGTTAGTGTATGATCAGCTTGGAAACTTTAACAAGGCTGATGAAGCACTGCAGGAAGCTATTGAAGTCGAGCCTAACAATCAAGGCGTGTATGAGGTGACGGTTCGTCGTCTTTGGCGTTCAAGTCGTTTAGAGGAAGCCAAAAAAACACTAGCTCTTGCCGAGGAGAGATTCGAGAACTTAAGCCAAGAGTTGATGCGAGATAAACTTCTTCTGTCTTTACTATCAGCTGACAGTTCATCAGCGAAGGTAATTGCAGAAGAAATGATCTTGCAATTTCAAGGTCAGGAGAAACAAGCGCAAGAAGCTTGGGCCAATGCAATGTTAGCTCGGAGCCTATTGAATGAAACAAACATTCAAGAGGTGTTAGATCAAGTTCTGGATGCGTCTGTTATTAATAGTAAAGATCCTGTTATTCACTACATTCTGGGTGAATTGTATTCCTATCGAGGGCAGAATCCTGAGGCACTTGATTCGTTTGGTAAGGCGAGAAAGTTAGATCATCGTTGGTTGGCAGCGAATGTTGCGTATGCCCGTACGCTGGTAACTGCGGGGCGGCCACGTGAAGCGCTTCCGGTCGCGAGGGACTCGATGTTTATATCGCCAAAAGGAATGGTTGCGCCATTTCTGTTGTACTCTGATGTGTTCTTATTAGTCGAAGAAGCGAATAAAAAAATTGGTCCTGTCAATAGTCCACAAGAGCTGATCTTTGTAACTGAAAATTTAGAAGAGCTTGCATCGCTTATTGTTGACAGTGAGTTAGTCGCTCCATTGTTAGTTCGAGCGTATCTATTGGCTGATGATTCTGCGGCGGCTATAGGTGTTATGGAGGCAACTTTAGAAGATTCAAATAGTACCTACCCGACGTTCATTAAGTTGGCTGCACTCAGTGAGAGGACTGGGCTTGGCTTAGATAAAAGACTGATGGCAGAGGCTCGTCGGCGTGGAACCCCTTCAAATTTCAATGTGCTTCTGGCTGCAAATAAAATGGCAGTGGACGGCAATGTAGAAGGTGGGCTTGAGATGATTGATGCAGCAATTGAGAAGCTTCAGCCTAATTCACCGGAGCTTCGAAACTGGCGGCGTCTGCGCGTGACTTATCTAATCCAGCAAGGACACGAGAAAGCCGGAGACGCATTAAGTCAGCTGGTGGTCGTGTATCCAAGCGATTTGTCTATACAGAAAATGGCTTTGCAGACTCAGCAGTTTGAGGACTTGCCAGAGTTGGCGCAGGTAGTCATAGCGAACCTTCGCAGAGAACTTGGAGATGAATCGCAATTAGTTACTTTAGCGATGGCGTCTGCGTTAATGGCGGATAGTGAACTAGACGAAAAATCACTTGCCGAAGCGACTGTAAGAATTCAGGACATACTGGAAGTAGATCCAGACTCTGAGTTGGCTCTTGAATTACTGGTCCGTGCGAACCTGTCAGGAACGGTACCATCATACAGTTCAGCAATTAGGGCTCTTACATCGCTTAATTCACTTTATCCTGACAACGCCGATCGGCTGATCAGATTGATCGGCCTACAGCAGGTCACTGGCGACTATGATTCAGCAGCTTCTAATCTGAGCCAATTATCTCCCATGGTAGATGCCGAGCCACGTTTGAATAAGAGTGAGCTTAGGCTACTTAGTAAACAGGGTGATGTGAAATTATTGTCGAAGCGAATTCAAAAAATGGATGCGCCAAATGCGAGTTTCTCTGATCGTATGTTGATGGCAGAGTTGTTGACGAATATTGGAGAGTCGAGGCGGGCAGGAGAGATTTACGAATCTCTTCTAGAGAGTGAACCAAATGACAATGTCCGCATTGCTTACGCGAATTATCTTGGGCTACAGGGTCAAATCGAAGAGGGACGTGTAGTTCTTAGTCAAGTTCCTGATGATGGTGTATCTGCTCGTATGCCGATGACACGCGGTTTGTATGCGGCTCGATTTCTTGGCCCAGATGCAGCAGATCCGTTCTTTGATATAGGTATTGCGCGATCACCAGAAAATCCACTTCTCTACTACGACGCTGCTAAGTTGCTGATGAAATCGGGTAGTCCAGAGCGAGCGCTTAAAAAGGTCCAAGCTGGTCTAGAGATCGCGCCGGAAGATTCAGGTCTTCTCGAGAGCCTTGCTCTCATTTTACTTGAGATGGGTGGCGACACGAATGATGTTTTGGCTAAGTTATCTGTCAGAGAGACCAGTTCAGACACACTATTTGTGGCCTTGAGTTTACTCGAGAAAATTCCTCTTGAAGATGGAAAGAGAAACCCGTCGAATGTCGATCTCGCTGAGGTAATGAGGATTATAAAGAAGTCCCCACAGCACTCGGTGCTGTGGATTATGGCAATCTCTATCCATGAGGATGGCGGCAAATATTCACGCGCATGGGATCTGGCTCAACAGGCTGCAAATCGTTTTCCAAACAATAGTTTGCCTTTGCAGCGGGCAGCGGAAATATCGGCTAAGCAGAAGAAGTGGGATCAAGCAATAGCAGATACGCAAGCATGGCGAGAACGAACTCCTTATGCAACGCTGAAGCCTGATTTGTTTTTAGCACGTTGTTATTTGGAGAATGATCAGCCAAGGAAAGCGATCAGTATCTTAGAAAACTATAAGGATGAACTCGCATCAACTGTAGAGGAGCGTCCATTTGATACCTCTTTACTTGTGACGGCTTTGGCCGAGGTCGGGGATTTTGAGGACGCGCGAGCAATCGTTCAGGATCTTCTGCCATCGGATGATAAATGGGTGCAGTTATGGCTTGGCGTGAGTCAGCTATTTGAGCCAAGCGAGACGGCGGAAGCAATTGAAATGGTCGAGTCGCTCTCTTCAGATGCGGTGGGTATCAAAGGAGAGGTCATGCGAGCGTGGGTTCGATTATCAGAAAGAGATCAGAATCCGATCTACTTGCAAAAGGCGATCGCATCAGCCACTCAGATGACTGAGATTCCCAGTGAAGCAACGCGGGGTGAGCTTGTGTTGGCGCAAATTGCGACCGGACAAAATAACTTGAGTAAAGCCTTGGTGATTTATCAGGGGGTTTTGGAAAGAGAGCCTAAAAATACCGTTGCTCTCAACAATATGGCGATGGTGTTTATCAATAACGGTCAACCCGATGAGGCGTTGGTAGCGATTAATAGAGCACTGGATGAAAATCCTGACTGGTTAGTGTTACTCGATACGAAAGGGCAGAGTCTGTGTGCTCAGGGACAGTATGAGGAGTCATTTGAGGTTTTCTCAAAGATCATTGCTGTTGATCCTGAATATTTGAGTTCCCGACTTCATTATGTCAGCTGTTTGATTGAATCCGGTCGCCTTAGTGAAGCTGAGTCAATTTTAGGTAAAGCGCAACTCAGTACTGTTGACCGGGAAGAAATGGAGTCTGAACAGAAGGCGCTTCTTGAATCTATAGAGAGTAAGCTCCACTCGATGTCTACAGGGGTCAATTGGTGA
- the rfbB gene encoding dTDP-glucose 4,6-dehydratase produces MVTEPMRILVTGGAGFIGSNFIRFVLAERSSYSVVNLDALTYAGNLESLVDCSENPRYKFIQGDIRDPLVVQQALQDCDAVVNFAAESHVDRSIYDSGPFVSTNITGTQVLMDACRQMENCPKFLQIGTDEVYGDLPLDRPDLLFQESTPLCPSSPYSASKAAADLLVLSYHHTFGFPGLITRCSNNFGPFQFPEKVIPLFITNLIDGERVPLYGDGLNVRDWIHVHDHCEAVLLTLERGTLGEVYNIGGCNEWSNRSLTDMLLECMGQDQAMIEPVPDRLGHDRRYAIDASKIERELGWKPQRSAWPAGLIQTAEWYREHEDWWRPLKVAK; encoded by the coding sequence ATGGTGACTGAGCCTATGCGGATTTTGGTCACCGGTGGTGCTGGGTTCATTGGCAGTAACTTCATTCGCTTCGTGTTGGCAGAGCGATCTAGCTACTCAGTTGTGAATTTAGATGCGCTGACTTATGCAGGTAATCTAGAGAGCCTGGTCGACTGTTCAGAAAACCCTCGATATAAGTTTATACAAGGCGATATCCGTGATCCGCTTGTTGTTCAGCAAGCACTCCAAGATTGTGATGCAGTTGTGAACTTCGCAGCTGAGTCGCATGTGGATCGATCTATCTATGATTCTGGTCCTTTTGTATCCACAAATATTACTGGTACCCAGGTATTGATGGATGCATGTAGGCAAATGGAAAACTGTCCTAAGTTCCTTCAGATTGGAACAGATGAGGTCTATGGTGATCTTCCACTGGATCGCCCTGACTTGCTATTTCAGGAAAGTACGCCACTCTGTCCGAGTAGCCCTTACAGCGCATCTAAAGCTGCCGCAGATTTGCTCGTGCTTTCATATCATCATACGTTTGGTTTTCCCGGACTCATTACGCGTTGCTCTAACAACTTTGGACCGTTTCAGTTTCCTGAGAAAGTGATCCCACTGTTCATTACCAATTTGATAGATGGTGAACGTGTGCCACTTTATGGTGATGGACTTAATGTAAGAGACTGGATTCACGTGCATGATCATTGTGAAGCAGTTCTTCTTACATTGGAACGAGGGACGCTTGGCGAGGTTTACAATATTGGTGGTTGTAATGAGTGGAGTAATCGATCGCTCACGGATATGTTGCTGGAGTGCATGGGCCAGGATCAAGCGATGATTGAGCCAGTACCTGATCGACTTGGACACGATCGCCGCTATGCGATTGATGCTTCAAAGATTGAACGGGAGTTGGGTTGGAAGCCACAGCGGAGCGCCTGGCCGGCAGGGCTGATTCAGACGGCGGAGTGGTATCGTGAGCATGAGGATTGGTGGCGACCACTCAAGGTTGCAAAATAG
- a CDS encoding sugar phosphate nucleotidyltransferase, with translation MKGVILAGGLGTRLSPLTLVTNKHLLPVYDQPMIHYPIECLIKAGIDEVLVVTGGEHAGDFLRLLKNGKHLGLSDLHYTYQEGEGGIADALLLAEDFSEGGRICVILGDNIIQGSIQASVNSYRAQQTGARLLLKEVSDPERFGVPRFADEKIVEILEKPVSPPSSYAVTGIYMYDQDVFGMASQLSPSERGELEITDVNNMYLARGDLEYEILEGWWSDAGTFKSLHSVSNLVAESGANSTDVSFMSGQGQEGARDGD, from the coding sequence ATGAAGGGTGTTATTCTTGCTGGAGGTCTCGGAACTCGTCTCTCACCGCTTACGCTTGTGACGAACAAGCACTTGCTGCCAGTGTACGATCAGCCGATGATTCACTATCCCATTGAGTGTCTTATTAAAGCGGGCATTGACGAAGTCTTAGTGGTTACCGGTGGTGAACATGCAGGAGATTTTCTGCGTCTGTTAAAAAATGGGAAGCATTTAGGTTTGTCAGATCTTCACTATACGTATCAAGAAGGTGAAGGTGGTATTGCTGATGCGCTTCTATTAGCGGAAGATTTTTCTGAAGGTGGCCGCATATGCGTCATTCTAGGAGACAATATCATCCAGGGTTCCATTCAAGCCTCTGTCAATAGTTATCGTGCGCAGCAGACAGGTGCGCGGCTTCTTCTTAAAGAAGTATCAGATCCGGAGAGGTTTGGCGTGCCACGTTTTGCAGATGAGAAAATCGTCGAGATTTTAGAGAAGCCAGTTTCGCCGCCTAGTTCATATGCTGTGACAGGCATCTATATGTATGATCAAGACGTCTTCGGTATGGCCAGCCAACTGTCCCCAAGTGAACGAGGAGAGTTGGAGATCACGGACGTTAATAATATGTATCTTGCTCGCGGTGATCTGGAGTATGAGATACTCGAAGGTTGGTGGTCTGACGCAGGAACATTTAAGAGCCTCCACTCAGTTTCAAATCTTGTGGCTGAGAGTGGTGCGAACAGTACAGATGTATCGTTCATGTCAGGGCAAGGTCAAGAAGGAGCCAGGGATGGTGACTGA
- a CDS encoding sugar transferase — protein MTETEGSAPVVPPVVWGLSARQLHDAYWRSRGVECVRRGSGLPHRCSAELYLLLEKEQMSLFEMSDLSDRMTWHNALIMRLRLLDERHRVYSERVVTNDQGLVRSIERRYSDTTLPMNWVVITTKRRVAQNWSAAATRRVGWDRVRRSVPWSRVNHWKCDGTTFDERIVGEQQSLLTNLVERWLDPSQVIEGIVSTGGDIWHLEDETPPPDKKLIGPLWLGSGCQSFSRQCVVGPSWQVDRRDNPLGTIVRTIPDVEASKNASLNQENQKSRTLYRISKRLLDLLFSFSVLVCLLPLLLIISLAILLSDGAPVFYGHKRQGRGGRTFRCWKFRTMRKNADSMVQSLQESNVCDGPQVLIKNDPRVTPVGNILRSTQLDELPQFLNVLLGQMSIVGPRPSPNDENQLCPAWRDVRLSVRPGITGLWQLKRTRQPGEDFQEWIRFDIEYVRQASMKTDLSILFATTCSFISGRLRRGNDTKI, from the coding sequence TTGACCGAGACCGAAGGATCGGCGCCGGTCGTCCCGCCAGTCGTATGGGGATTGAGCGCTAGGCAACTTCACGATGCTTACTGGCGATCACGAGGTGTGGAGTGTGTTCGCCGCGGAAGTGGTTTGCCACATCGTTGTAGCGCCGAGCTGTACCTGTTGTTAGAAAAAGAGCAAATGTCACTCTTTGAGATGAGTGATCTGAGTGATCGCATGACTTGGCACAATGCGCTCATTATGCGTCTACGTCTTTTGGATGAAAGACACCGTGTTTACTCAGAACGAGTCGTTACAAATGATCAAGGTCTCGTTCGTTCGATTGAACGTCGCTATAGCGATACAACCCTGCCTATGAATTGGGTGGTTATCACAACGAAGCGTCGTGTAGCACAGAATTGGTCGGCTGCAGCGACACGGCGCGTGGGATGGGATCGTGTGCGTCGTTCAGTTCCATGGTCACGTGTCAACCATTGGAAGTGTGATGGAACCACTTTCGATGAACGCATTGTTGGCGAGCAGCAATCACTCTTGACGAACCTTGTAGAGCGATGGCTTGATCCCAGTCAGGTCATTGAGGGAATTGTCTCAACAGGTGGTGACATTTGGCATCTAGAAGATGAGACTCCACCGCCAGACAAGAAACTGATTGGGCCGCTTTGGCTTGGATCTGGTTGTCAATCGTTCTCTCGGCAGTGCGTTGTGGGGCCAAGTTGGCAAGTAGATCGGCGAGATAATCCTTTAGGAACCATAGTTCGCACAATTCCAGATGTTGAAGCCAGTAAAAATGCGTCCTTGAATCAAGAGAATCAAAAATCAAGAACGCTTTACCGTATTAGTAAACGCCTTCTTGACTTGTTATTCAGCTTTTCTGTACTTGTTTGCCTTTTACCGCTCTTGTTGATTATTTCATTAGCGATTCTTCTGAGTGACGGTGCTCCGGTTTTTTATGGACATAAAAGACAAGGGCGTGGTGGACGGACATTTCGTTGTTGGAAATTCCGGACGATGCGAAAAAATGCAGACTCGATGGTCCAGAGTTTGCAAGAAAGTAATGTCTGTGACGGTCCCCAGGTCTTAATAAAAAACGATCCTCGGGTCACACCAGTTGGAAATATTCTGCGTAGCACGCAGCTTGATGAGCTGCCTCAGTTCCTTAATGTGTTACTTGGTCAAATGAGTATTGTGGGCCCAAGACCAAGTCCGAATGATGAAAATCAACTCTGTCCAGCATGGCGAGATGTTCGATTAAGCGTGCGCCCAGGTATTACTGGTTTATGGCAACTAAAGCGCACTCGGCAGCCTGGAGAAGATTTTCAGGAGTGGATTCGTTTCGACATTGAATATGTGAGACAAGCTTCTATGAAAACAGATCTTTCTATTCTATTTGCAACGACTTGTTCATTTATTAGTGGGAGATTGCGCCGTGGCAATGACACGAAAATTTAA